From a region of the Patescibacteria group bacterium genome:
- the frr gene encoding ribosome recycling factor, which yields MTYDFSALKQKIKDTEEWLLNEYRTVRTGRATPALLDSLRVESYGTRVPINQVANISIEDARTLRITPWDLSQIKDIEKSLIDSNLGVSASSDEKGVRASFPELTAENRATLLKVIKEKLEHARISLRGERDEIWSDIQKQERDKTISDDDKFRYKDEMQKLIDDGGNKLEAIAIRKEKEISD from the coding sequence ATGACGTACGATTTTTCAGCACTGAAGCAGAAGATCAAAGACACAGAAGAGTGGCTTTTGAATGAGTACCGCACAGTCCGTACAGGGCGAGCGACCCCCGCACTTCTTGATAGTTTGCGAGTTGAATCGTATGGCACAAGAGTGCCAATCAATCAAGTTGCGAATATTTCAATTGAAGACGCACGAACACTTCGCATAACTCCATGGGACTTATCACAGATAAAAGATATAGAAAAATCTCTTATTGATAGCAATCTAGGTGTTTCAGCATCATCAGATGAAAAAGGGGTACGTGCTTCATTCCCAGAACTAACAGCAGAGAATAGGGCTACTCTATTGAAAGTTATAAAAGAAAAACTCGAGCACGCCCGTATATCACTTCGCGGTGAGAGAGATGAGATTTGGAGTGATATTCAAAAACAAGAACGGGACAAAACGATAAGTGACGATGACAAATTTAGATATAAAGATGAGATGCAAAAACTGATTGACGATGGAGGAAACAAACTCGAAGCAATAGCAATTCGGAAAGAGAAAGAAATTTCAGACTAA
- a CDS encoding site-2 protease family protein → MNILLFIVILVVLILVHEFGHFIIAKKFGIRVDEFGVGFPPKLFGKKYGETEYTFNLLPFGGFVKIFGENPDNESISGPDRARSLLNKPKWIQALVMVGGVGFNILAAWFLFSIIFAIGMPTAINPEDIGSVTDPALTIINVFPDTPAHVAGLKAGDRLLSIESDGFSVSEITSDQISEFIASHGGKEITVSYMRGGVEGIAIVIPERGIVKDEVDRAAIGISMGIVGIVRVPPHKALYQGGKLTIEMLGAVTVAIVGFLASALTLGADFSQIAGPVGIVGFVGDAAALGLIPLLLFTAFISLNLAVINLLPLPALDGGRLVFLLVETIKGSPIKPVIVNTLNVIGFALLILLMLVVTYNDIMKIFA, encoded by the coding sequence ATGAATATACTTTTATTTATAGTAATTTTGGTAGTACTCATATTGGTACATGAATTTGGGCACTTTATCATCGCAAAGAAGTTCGGTATTCGGGTAGATGAGTTTGGTGTAGGGTTTCCACCAAAGCTTTTTGGAAAAAAATATGGAGAAACCGAATATACTTTCAATCTTTTGCCATTTGGTGGTTTTGTAAAAATTTTTGGAGAAAATCCTGATAACGAATCTATCTCAGGACCAGACCGAGCACGTAGTTTGCTCAATAAGCCCAAATGGATTCAGGCGCTTGTGATGGTAGGAGGTGTTGGTTTCAATATACTGGCAGCATGGTTTCTGTTCTCTATCATTTTTGCAATTGGCATGCCAACAGCAATCAATCCGGAAGACATCGGGTCAGTAACTGATCCTGCTCTGACAATTATTAATGTATTTCCAGATACTCCCGCTCATGTAGCGGGGCTTAAGGCAGGGGATCGACTGCTTTCTATTGAGTCAGATGGTTTCAGCGTGAGTGAAATCACGAGTGACCAGATTTCAGAGTTCATCGCTTCCCACGGTGGAAAAGAAATCACGGTCTCATATATGCGCGGAGGTGTAGAGGGAATTGCCATTGTTATACCAGAGAGAGGGATTGTTAAAGATGAGGTAGACAGAGCAGCTATCGGCATATCAATGGGCATAGTCGGAATCGTTAGAGTTCCACCACACAAAGCATTATATCAGGGAGGCAAACTTACCATAGAAATGCTCGGCGCAGTAACAGTTGCGATTGTTGGCTTTCTAGCAAGCGCGCTTACCCTCGGAGCTGATTTTTCACAAATAGCAGGACCAGTAGGTATTGTTGGATTTGTCGGAGATGCGGCAGCTCTCGGTTTGATTCCTCTTCTGCTGTTTACTGCATTCATATCGCTTAACCTTGCAGTCATTAATCTTCTACCACTTCCCGCGCTTGATGGGGGACGACTTGTCTTTTTGTTAGTTGAAACGATAAAAGGCTCTCCTATAAAACCGGTTATTGTAAACACACTAAATGTTATAGGATTTGCACTCCTGATTTTATTGATGCTTGTTGTTACTTACAACGACATCATGAAGATTTTTGCGTAG
- a CDS encoding prolyl-tRNA synthetase, producing the protein MRQSELFTKTKKEAPKDEISKNAQLLIRGGFINKEMAGVYSYLPLGLRVLKKIENIIRESMNNIGGQELLLSTLHPKENWQKTGRWESMDDLYKITDSSGKEMALGPTHEEIIVPIAKQFVSSYRDLPLSVYQFQNKFRMELRAKSGILRGREFIMKDLYSFHTTEKDFNDYYEKVKKEYKTIFERLGLGDITYLTVASGGTFSKYSHEFQTLSSIGEDIIYLCEVCSIAVNKEIQKEQQECPQCGKKDLSEQKSIEVGNIFNLKVKFSDAFGLTYKDESGKEQPVLMGCYGIGLGRVMGTVAETLSDEKGIIWPHSIAPFTLHLVDVSGGDGSIQKKTDHLYNELLEKGVTVLYDDRDVRAGEKFADSDLIGIPYRVVVSAKTIAEDKVELVERKNGNTELVSKEKLFTLQ; encoded by the coding sequence ATGCGGCAGAGCGAACTTTTTACAAAAACAAAAAAAGAGGCACCTAAGGATGAAATCTCAAAAAATGCTCAGTTACTGATACGAGGTGGTTTTATAAATAAAGAAATGGCAGGTGTTTATTCGTACTTACCTCTTGGTTTACGTGTACTAAAAAAAATTGAAAATATTATTCGTGAGAGTATGAATAATATTGGAGGACAAGAATTACTACTCTCGACACTTCATCCGAAAGAAAATTGGCAGAAGACAGGGCGGTGGGAAAGTATGGATGATTTGTATAAAATTACGGATTCTTCTGGTAAAGAAATGGCACTTGGCCCTACACATGAAGAAATCATTGTGCCAATTGCAAAACAGTTTGTCTCTTCATACCGAGACTTACCACTATCTGTGTATCAGTTTCAGAATAAGTTTAGAATGGAACTGCGTGCTAAGTCCGGTATTCTCCGAGGTAGGGAATTCATAATGAAAGATCTTTATTCATTTCATACCACCGAAAAAGATTTCAACGATTACTACGAAAAAGTCAAAAAAGAATACAAAACGATATTTGAGCGCTTGGGGCTGGGAGATATTACCTATCTCACGGTAGCATCTGGTGGGACTTTTTCAAAATACTCACATGAATTCCAAACACTCTCCTCAATTGGCGAAGATATAATATATTTGTGTGAGGTATGTTCCATTGCGGTAAACAAAGAGATACAAAAGGAGCAGCAGGAGTGCCCACAGTGTGGCAAAAAAGACTTGTCGGAACAAAAATCAATAGAGGTGGGCAACATCTTTAATCTTAAGGTAAAATTTTCGGATGCATTCGGACTCACGTATAAAGATGAAAGTGGCAAAGAGCAACCTGTCTTAATGGGCTGCTACGGTATTGGTCTTGGGCGAGTGATGGGCACGGTTGCAGAGACACTATCAGATGAAAAAGGAATTATTTGGCCACATTCTATTGCGCCCTTCACGCTACATCTTGTAGATGTTAGCGGGGGAGACGGGTCTATACAGAAAAAAACAGACCACCTTTACAACGAGCTCTTAGAAAAAGGAGTTACAGTACTCTATGATGACAGAGATGTTCGTGCCGGAGAAAAATTTGCTGACAGTGACCTTATCGGCATTCCATATCGTGTTGTGGTAAGCGCTAAAACAATTGCGGAGGATAAGGTAGAGCTAGTTGAAAGGAAAAATGGCAATACAGAACTAGTTTCTAAAGAAAAGCTCTTTACATTACAATAA
- a CDS encoding rod shape-determining protein, protein MSKILKSYVEKFYTLFSNDIGIDLGTANTLVYLKGRGIIINEPSIVAINKKTNQVVAIGTQAKEMYGRTPGHVTALKPLVNGVISDFEITEEMLSYLINKAQKNNRKLLGPRVVVGIPSGITNVESRAVRDATRNAGARKVYLVEEPMAAAIGIRLPIHEPVGNMIIDIGGGTSDIAIIAYGGVVQSKNVRVAGDKLNADIVSYIRSEFKILIGEKTAEDVKTQISSVDEEGSPLEAPIRGRDLVTGLPREVIITDADIREAISGSIDHIIDAIKEVLETSPPEVLSDVMQSGAYLVGGGALIRGMPKLLSTLLKLPIHVADDPLSCVVRGTGIILEDIHAFTDILIEEDNEQLSPTE, encoded by the coding sequence ATGTCTAAGATTCTCAAATCATATGTGGAAAAATTCTACACTTTATTTTCCAATGATATTGGTATAGATCTCGGCACTGCAAATACACTGGTGTATCTTAAGGGTCGTGGAATCATTATTAACGAACCCTCTATTGTTGCCATAAATAAAAAAACTAATCAGGTTGTGGCAATTGGGACACAGGCAAAGGAAATGTATGGCAGAACTCCAGGTCATGTTACCGCACTCAAGCCACTTGTTAACGGTGTCATTTCTGACTTTGAGATAACAGAAGAAATGCTCTCGTACCTTATTAACAAAGCGCAAAAAAATAACAGAAAACTACTTGGTCCTCGAGTGGTAGTGGGAATTCCTTCTGGCATTACCAATGTAGAGTCAAGAGCAGTACGCGATGCCACAAGAAATGCCGGAGCACGCAAAGTATACCTTGTTGAAGAGCCTATGGCGGCAGCTATCGGTATTCGCCTACCGATACACGAACCGGTTGGCAATATGATTATTGACATCGGTGGTGGAACTAGTGATATAGCAATCATTGCATATGGTGGAGTAGTGCAATCTAAGAATGTTCGGGTTGCGGGGGACAAACTCAATGCAGACATTGTTTCCTATATCCGGAGTGAATTTAAAATTCTCATCGGAGAGAAAACTGCTGAAGATGTCAAAACACAAATCAGTTCTGTTGATGAGGAAGGAAGTCCTCTTGAAGCGCCCATTCGCGGTAGGGATTTGGTCACTGGATTACCTCGTGAGGTGATTATCACCGATGCAGACATTCGCGAAGCAATTTCTGGTTCCATAGATCATATTATCGATGCAATAAAAGAGGTGCTTGAAACATCGCCTCCAGAAGTGCTCTCTGATGTAATGCAAAGTGGAGCGTACTTGGTTGGCGGTGGGGCACTTATCCGTGGGATGCCGAAACTTCTCAGTACTTTACTGAAATTGCCTATACATGTTGCAGACGACCCACTTTCTTGTGTAGTGCGCGGAACCGGTATAATACTTGAAGACATCCATGCATTTACTGATATTTTAATAGAAGAGGACAATGAGCAACTTTCTCCGACAGAATAA
- a CDS encoding rod shape-determining protein MreC, producing the protein MSNFLRQNNTKRVVFTPTFIIVIFLVGVVSLLYIIFPTTFSQALHTITQPLWSAQNSLTAKISSSVKLLQSKRMLVEENMRLATYIEQQSTTVLNSGMLVEENQELKALLGRDRAEKTILAAVLSRPNVSLYDTIIIDIGNDYGIKKGDLAIASSIIAIGTISNVYKSTSVVTLFSAPGEETSVMIGPEQILTLARGRGGGNFTTLLPRTTDIVEGDNVVIPGINQKLFGVVESIIANSADAFQTILFKNPVNINEIRWVEIISPNNVNHIEQ; encoded by the coding sequence ATGAGCAACTTTCTCCGACAGAATAATACTAAAAGAGTTGTATTCACACCAACATTTATTATAGTGATTTTTTTGGTGGGAGTGGTTTCGTTATTGTACATTATATTTCCTACGACTTTTTCTCAAGCACTGCATACGATAACACAACCACTTTGGAGTGCACAAAATAGTCTGACTGCAAAAATATCATCTTCTGTTAAATTATTACAGTCGAAACGCATGTTGGTTGAAGAGAACATGCGACTTGCTACATACATTGAGCAACAAAGTACCACTGTGCTCAATAGTGGAATGCTTGTAGAGGAAAATCAAGAACTCAAAGCGCTCTTAGGGCGAGACCGTGCAGAAAAAACAATTTTGGCTGCCGTTCTCTCAAGACCAAATGTTTCTCTATATGACACCATCATCATTGATATTGGAAATGATTATGGAATTAAAAAAGGAGATTTGGCTATAGCATCTAGCATTATTGCCATCGGTACCATAAGTAATGTATACAAGAGTACCTCTGTAGTGACACTCTTTTCTGCTCCGGGGGAAGAGACTAGTGTCATGATTGGCCCAGAGCAAATATTGACTTTAGCACGTGGAAGAGGTGGTGGAAACTTTACCACATTACTTCCCCGAACCACTGATATTGTTGAGGGAGACAACGTTGTAATACCTGGTATTAATCAAAAGCTCTTTGGAGTTGTCGAGAGTATTATTGCCAATTCAGCTGATGCTTTTCAGACCATACTGTTTAAAAATCCTGTTAATATCAATGAGATAAGGTGGGTAGAAATTATTTCCCCCAATAATGTTAACCATATTGAACAATAA